The Enterobacter asburiae sequence GGCAGCCTGCTCGGTCCTCTGCTGTTCTTCATCCTGTTCAACGCGGTGCGTCTGCTGACCCGTTACTACGGCGTGGCGTACGGCTACCGTAAGGGCGTGGACATCGTTAAGGATATGGGCGGCGGCTTCCTGCAGAAACTGACCGAGGGGGCGTCAATTCTCGGCCTGTTTGTGATGGGGGCGCTGGTTAACAAGTGGACGCACGTGAACATCCCGCTGGTGGTTTCGACCATCACCGGTCAGGATGGTCAGACCCGCGTCACCACCGTGCAGACGATTCTGGACCAGCTGATGCCTGGCCTGGTGCCGCTGCTGTTGACCTTCGCCTGTATGTGGCTGCTGCGTAAGAAAGTGAACCCGCTGTGGATCATCGTTGGCTTCTTCGTCATCGGTATCGCGGGCTACGCTGTCGGCCTGCTGGGCCTGTAAGACACTGCGTTATCGACCGGGGGCTTGCCCCCGGTCTTTTTATCCGGAGGATGAATGACTGTTACGGACATCGTACTGGTTTTATTTATTGTTGCCCTTCTGGCTTACGCGATCTATGACGAGTTCATAATGCCTCGCCGCCACGGCGAGACGCTGCTGTCCCTTCCCCTCTTGCGCCGAGGACGCATTGATGCGTTTATCTTCGCGGGCTTGGTGGTCATTCTGATATACAATAACGTGACCAGCCACGGTGCAATATTAACCACATGGTTATTATGTGCGCTGGCATTAATGGCGATTTACCTTTTCTGGATCCGCTCGCCAAAACTCATTTTTAAAAAACACGGATTCTTCTTCGCCAACATATGGATAGAATATAACCGTATTAAAGAGATGAATTTATCCGAAGACGGCGTGTTAGTGATGCAATTAGAACAACGCCGCCTGCTCATCCGGGTCAAAAATATTGATGACCTTGAAAAAATCTACAACTTACTCGTTAAAACTCAATGAGTTATT is a genomic window containing:
- a CDS encoding DUF986 domain-containing protein, which translates into the protein MTVTDIVLVLFIVALLAYAIYDEFIMPRRHGETLLSLPLLRRGRIDAFIFAGLVVILIYNNVTSHGAILTTWLLCALALMAIYLFWIRSPKLIFKKHGFFFANIWIEYNRIKEMNLSEDGVLVMQLEQRRLLIRVKNIDDLEKIYNLLVKTQ
- a CDS encoding PTS mannose transporter subunit IID, whose product is MVDMTKTTTEKKLTPGDIRGVFIRSNLFQGSWNFERMQALGFCFSMVPAIKRLYPENNEARRQAIKRHLEFFNTHPYVAAPVLGVTLAMEEQRANGAEIDDGAINGIKVGLMGPLAGVGDPIFWGTVRPVFAALGAGIAMSGSLLGPLLFFILFNAVRLLTRYYGVAYGYRKGVDIVKDMGGGFLQKLTEGASILGLFVMGALVNKWTHVNIPLVVSTITGQDGQTRVTTVQTILDQLMPGLVPLLLTFACMWLLRKKVNPLWIIVGFFVIGIAGYAVGLLGL